Part of the Sandaracinaceae bacterium genome, CGCCAGGGCCTCGTCGAGGCGCTCGATGGAGCAGAGCACGAACAGGATCACGACCGTGTCGAACGAGCCCGCGTCGAGCGGCAGAGGGCGCGTGGCCGACGCCTCGAGCAGCGACGCGGGGACGCTCCTCTCGGAAGCGAAGCGCTGGAGCCGCTCGCGCCCGATGGCAGCGAGCTGTGTGGCGGGCTCCACCGCGACCAGCTCGGAGACCTCGCGCCCATAGTGCGGCAGCGAGGCCCCCGTGCCGAAGCCCAGCTCCAGCACGCGACCGGTGGCTGCGGAGAGCACTTCGCGCCGCACGGGATCGACGCCGCGCATGCCGTACTCGAGCAGGCGTGAGAGGGCCTCGCGCTCCCACAGGTCAGCGACGCGGCTCATCGCGAGACGGGATCCTGGTGTTCGACCATGTCGGGATTCTAGGCGAGATGCGGCTGGACACAACGGGCCCGCCGCGTGTCTCAGCGGCGAAGCGGGACGCCCAGCACGACGGCTTCGGGGGCGGCGTGATCCGGACGGACCGCAAGAGGATACGCACGGCGACCCTCTCCGACAGCGACGGCCTCGAGAAACACACCGACGGCAACGCCCGACGCGAGCTCCGCGGGTATCTCGATGGGCTCGGGTGCCACGTCGACCGGACGCTGACCGACGACGACGCAGTCTTCGTGGTAGCGCACTGTCCCATCACGCTCGATGCGTGCGATGCGGTTGGTCGGCGTGCAGCGCCAGATGGGCTCCTGCCGGATGTCGGCCCGGAACTGGACGCGCACGACGTCGCCACGCGGGACGGCCTGGAGGACGACCCCTTGGGCCGAACGCGCCACTCCCGTGGACCCGAACGAAGTCCAGTCGTAGTCGCTCGGGATCGCGCCGAAGAAGCGGTCGACGAGCACTTGGTACGCGAAGGCAGGGTTGGCCTGCGCCTCGATCGCCGACTGTCGGGCCGCGGCCATCAGCATCGCGACGCGCGGCCCCCGCTGGACGGCGACCCGCGCGAGCGGGTCCCCCAGCGCACGCACGGCCCCGCTCGCCTGGGTCGGATCGTCGAACTCGCAGCGCGCGACGGCTGCCGCCAACGCGAAGCCCACGGGGCTGTCGAAGGCCGACATCACCTGCTCTCGAGACGCAGGCGTCCGCCCCTGCAGATAGCCCAGGAGGTCACGGCGCGCAGGGACCGTGCAGCGTGCGAGCGCCGCCTGGTCACGGGCGAGGAACGCTTGCTCCACGTCCCACGCGCGCCGCAGGGCCTCGGCGTGCCGCGACGCCTCGACCGTGTAGTCGCGCAGCGCGGCGGCCGGGGCCTCGACGAACACACGTCGCAGCGCCGGATCAGCGCGCAGCGCGTCGTCGAACGCGCGCTTGGTGGCGAGCGCGACGACACGGATGCGCGCGACGACCGCGGTGGCGAACGCGCGCTCGTCCGCACCAAGGCCCGACGCCGCCAGCTCACGCGCGGCCCCCGCCACGTCGATGTGCTCCAAGTCGGAGTAGGCCAGCAGCTGACCGATGAATTCCACTGACCCCGGGTCGACGACGACCTCCGGGATGATGCCCGAGTGGCGCGCGACGCGTACGAGCTGCCCCACGAACGCCGCGCGGTCCGCGTGCGGCGTCGTGCTGCGTTCCAGCCCCGTGCCGCCGTCGATCCAGTACGTGAGGCTGGCGGCCAGTCCGCCCCGCTCGACACCGCTGCAGAGGATGGTCCGCATGTCCGTGACCGCCTGCTGAGGGGGGGTCACCGCCACGGGCATCCGAGGGTTCTGGCACGCGAACTCCCAGCGCTGGCCGTGTTGCCGGGTAGCCGCACCGAGGAGGGCGTCGATGGACGCATCGTCGAGGTCGAACGCGTTGACGAGCACCTGCCGGTAGGCGCTCAGCCAGGCTCCCGTGTTGGGGTCCTCGTAGTGATGGCACGCGAGCGCCGCGACCGCGGCGAGGTGCGGCGGGTCGAACTGCAGGCGCCCACTCCCCTCGGCGACGCGCCGCAGCGCGAGGTGCTCGCGCAGCCGCGTGGCCCGGAGGTCGGAGTGACGGAGCGACCCGACGCCGAGCCCCAGCCCGCAGAAGGCTCGCCCTCCCGCGGTGGCTCGCCGACGTCCCGGCGCTGGCGTCACCGCGAGCTCCACGGGCATCGGCTCCACCGTGGGCGTGGGTTGCGCTGAGCCCGCGCTGCCGGTCAGGGTGACGGCGAACCAGAGGAAGGCGGCGCGCGCGGCGCAGAGCGCAGTGTGGCGTGTTCGTGAGGGCTTGGTGGTGGGCATGGATTCTCCTGTCCGAACGTGCGGTGCGAGGAGGTAGTGCGGATGACTCGCCATTCGATCACGAGAAGCGACGACGACGGTGAGTCGTGCCGACACCGCTCCAGCCGTGCACCCGAACGACGCCCGGTGAGGAGCCTCCCCCCACGCCCGGCACAGGCGCGGCTCCGAAGGAATCCGTATCCGCAGGCGCTTCCCGAACGCCTGCTGCCCCAGCCACGTTGCTACTGTCGACGGATGCGCTCGCCCCGCCGGCCTCCCTTCCGCCTACTGAGTACCGTGTTCTCGTCGTGCCTGCTGCTCGCGAGCGCGAGCGGCTGCGGTTCGCCAACGCCGCCCGCCGACCAGGGTCAGGACACCGACGGCGGCGCGGGAGACGGTTCGGTCGGCGACGGTGCAGTCGTCGACGTGTCCGCGCCGGACGGAGACAACCTGGTCGACGCCGCGAACGAGGACCAGGCCACGCGAGACTCCAGCGTCGCGCACGACGGTGACGTGACCCTCGACGCCAGCGACGACGCAGCCGTGCTGGTGGACGCGAGCACGTCTGACGCAGGCACCCACGGGGACGCGGGCACGAACGGAGACGCAGGCACGAGCGGAGACGCGGGCGCGAGCCGAGACGCGGGCGTCGACGCTGGACAGGACGCGTCGGTGGCCGATGGTGGCCCCATGGACGGAGGCGCGCCCGTCTGCCACCAGGCAACGTTCAGCGGCGCGGGCCGCGTCGAGGTGCCCACCGACGCGTCGTTCAACCCCGGGGGCTCGTTCACGCTCGAGGCCTGGGTCGCACCCGCCACCGCGTCGTCCGTGCTCGCGAGGCGGGTCATCGCCGCGCACTACGGGACCGCTCAAGACCAGAACTTCGCGTATCGCCTCGCCCTCACGGACGACGGCCGGGTGGCGGCGACCGCGTCGCGCTTCGGCGCTACGGCCGCGGACTATCTGCACCCCACGCCGCTCACCGCGGACACCTTTCACCACGTCGCGATGGTGGTGGACACGAGCGCGCAGACGCTGACCATCTTCGTCGACGGCGTCCCTGGGCAGAGCTGGTTCGCTGGCTTGTCGGCGATCAACGCGACGGCGCAGCCCTTCACCATTGGCGACTACGACGCGACCGTCACGAGCAGCCCGTTCAGCGGGGTCATCGCCGACGTGCGGCTCTCCACCGGCACCCGCTACACGTCGATGTTCACGCCGTCTGCACGCCTCGTGGCCGACGCTCAGACGGTCGCCCTCTACCCGCTCGACGAGGCCCCGGGCAGCGGGACCGTGCGCGACGTGTCGGGCAACGGCTTGAACGGATCGGTCGCGAGCGCCGCGGTGACGTTCGCGACCGCTGCCTGCCGCTGAGCCCGGCCCCCGCCGCGCGCAGACGGCCCCGCGTTCCCCACGGTCAGCGCTCCACCGAACCGTCCGTCGTCCACATGCGCCCCGTCGCCCGCTCCACGTGGAGGGTGCGTTGAAACGGGCGCTCGACGAGCTGCGCCTGGTAGCGGTCCCCCACGGCGCGCACCACGGGCACACGCGCCGGGTCGGGATAGCAGCGCCGCAGGTCGTAGACGCGTTGCGTGACGTCGTCGGCGTCCACCACGCGCACCGACCGATAGCCCGCGAGCCGCGTCATGTATTCGGCCTCCGCGAGCGCCCCGGCGCGTTGGGCCAGCTCCGCCCAAGCGCCGGCGCACGCGAGGCTCTCGGCCAGCACCGCGGCGCCACGGCCCAGCGCGCCGTGCGCCTTGTCGCGCGCGTGGTGCGCGACGATGGAGGCCACGTAGGCGCGCTTGGTGCACCCCGCGCCCACCTCCTCGAGCAGCGCGGGGATGAGCGCGTCTTCCATCACCATCAGGTCCTCGTCCTGCGACAGGAGCGTCCACTCGCGCGTCCACGTCCACCGGCGCACGTCCTCCGTGGACGCGTGCATGCGGTCCCACACGCACCCGTGCAGCAGCTCGTCCGGCAGGTCTCGCAGCACGCGGCCGAGGGCGCGCAGCTCGGTCAGCGCGCTGGTCTCCGGGAGGACGCCGCGCAGCTTCCCCTGCACGTACC contains:
- a CDS encoding LamG domain-containing protein codes for the protein MRSPRRPPFRLLSTVFSSCLLLASASGCGSPTPPADQGQDTDGGAGDGSVGDGAVVDVSAPDGDNLVDAANEDQATRDSSVAHDGDVTLDASDDAAVLVDASTSDAGTHGDAGTNGDAGTSGDAGASRDAGVDAGQDASVADGGPMDGGAPVCHQATFSGAGRVEVPTDASFNPGGSFTLEAWVAPATASSVLARRVIAAHYGTAQDQNFAYRLALTDDGRVAATASRFGATAADYLHPTPLTADTFHHVAMVVDTSAQTLTIFVDGVPGQSWFAGLSAINATAQPFTIGDYDATVTSSPFSGVIADVRLSTGTRYTSMFTPSARLVADAQTVALYPLDEAPGSGTVRDVSGNGLNGSVASAAVTFATAACR
- a CDS encoding class I SAM-dependent methyltransferase, which gives rise to MSRVADLWEREALSRLLEYGMRGVDPVRREVLSAATGRVLELGFGTGASLPHYGREVSELVAVEPATQLAAIGRERLQRFASERSVPASLLEASATRPLPLDAGSFDTVVILFVLCSIERLDEALAQTRRMLRPGGSVVLAEHVAAEGSSRVMRARAGVQRLVRPAWKLALGGCDPHKSLDGALERHGFDVSGLERRELGLPWVVRSGLVGRAVKR